From one Merismopedia glauca CCAP 1448/3 genomic stretch:
- a CDS encoding glutaredoxin family protein codes for MELILYSKPGCHLCEGLLLKLQEIHNLDLQIEIRDITTHPDWWQAYQYEVPVLYFKHENGETLLPRLSPRAPISQLEKMLKQLNP; via the coding sequence ATGGAATTAATTCTTTATAGCAAGCCGGGATGTCATTTGTGCGAAGGATTGCTGTTGAAATTGCAAGAAATTCACAACCTAGATTTACAAATAGAAATCCGAGATATTACAACTCATCCAGATTGGTGGCAAGCTTATCAATATGAAGTTCCGGTTCTATACTTTAAGCATGAAAACGGAGAAACTTTGTTACCCCGTCTTTCTCCTCGCGCTCCCATTTCTCAGTTGGAAAAAATGTTAAAACAACTAAATCCCTGA
- a CDS encoding TIGR04168 family protein, with translation MGHDRHHVHPERNRRVKIAVVGDVHNQWEADDALALHNLGVDLVLFVGDFGNEAVEVVAEIANLDLPYAAILGNHDAWYSATDWGLKRSPYNREEEDWVQQQLDLLGDRHVGYTYLDFPALNLTVVGGRPFSWGGSTWKCPDFYQKRFGVKSFAESTEKIVAAALASKYSNVIFIGHNGPLGLGSEPESPCGKDWEPIGEDFGDPDLAEAIEKTMMAGKKVPLVTFGHMHHQLRQSSAMLRDDTRPIERTALVNGATGTIYLNAASVPRIIKMDGSRLHNFSLVELEAGIVTAASLIWVDRQGKIAHQRQLYQSALSISQ, from the coding sequence ATGGGACACGATCGCCACCACGTTCACCCTGAGAGAAACCGAAGGGTCAAAATAGCTGTAGTTGGAGATGTACACAATCAGTGGGAAGCTGATGATGCTTTGGCGCTTCACAATCTAGGGGTCGATTTAGTTTTATTTGTCGGAGATTTTGGCAACGAGGCGGTAGAAGTAGTTGCCGAGATAGCTAATCTCGATCTTCCTTATGCTGCCATTTTAGGAAATCACGATGCTTGGTATTCTGCTACAGATTGGGGACTCAAAAGATCTCCTTACAACCGAGAGGAAGAAGATTGGGTACAACAGCAGCTAGATCTGTTGGGCGATCGCCATGTGGGTTATACTTATCTAGACTTTCCAGCGCTCAATTTGACGGTAGTTGGAGGAAGACCTTTTAGTTGGGGTGGTAGCACTTGGAAGTGCCCTGATTTTTATCAAAAAAGGTTTGGAGTCAAGAGTTTTGCGGAATCAACCGAGAAAATAGTGGCGGCGGCTTTAGCGTCAAAGTACTCAAATGTCATTTTTATCGGTCATAATGGGCCGTTAGGTTTGGGATCTGAGCCAGAATCTCCTTGCGGTAAAGATTGGGAGCCCATAGGCGAAGATTTTGGCGATCCAGATTTAGCTGAAGCAATTGAAAAAACGATGATGGCCGGGAAAAAAGTTCCTTTAGTTACTTTCGGGCATATGCATCACCAGTTGCGTCAGTCTTCAGCTATGCTCAGAGACGATACTCGCCCCATAGAAAGAACTGCTTTAGTCAATGGTGCCACCGGAACTATTTATCTCAATGCTGCTAGTGTTCCTAGAATTATCAAAATGGATGGTTCTAGGCTACACAACTTTTCTTTAGTAGAATTAGAGGCAGGAATCGTCACCGCAGCTAGTCTAATTTGGGTAGATAGACAAGGAAAGATTGCCCATCAAAGACAACTTTATCAAAGTGCCCTCTCGATTAGTCAATAA
- a CDS encoding ATP-binding protein, with the protein MDASLYQIAKDSQKNSEPITISLVAFKFLLSSLIDVAIAQHKSASFWLKLPTGEVWQGEIERYHRQAGCYHKIYCCLYDPAVWQNLTNSQSPDGVILPVALDRPNLWRGEYFIIILAAGFNLAVIAQRISTSGENTHKRAQLSTIITSDPETLSKICSALKEALPIAPDLDILESIENASSSSQTSIVTQMLLQVLYKQDEARQASPKIVAPEESLPAFTGFIPTATLINQLLEELRTPLTTMKTALKLVGAESLKPPQRQRYVQMLDVQCDRQTSLVTGLLEFLQLQQATEQASPQPLKLSDIIPVVVSTYQPLAQEKGIQLGYTVPEKLPAISGFEPWLKQIVIHLLHNSIKFTRPGGRVSVVATEKDQFVELEVRDTGISISTNDLPKIFDWFYRTKTTGGEENTGAGIGLAIVQNLLQGCGGSISVTSKVGLGSSFKVLLPIYHV; encoded by the coding sequence ATGGACGCATCTCTGTACCAAATCGCCAAAGATAGTCAGAAGAACTCTGAACCGATTACTATCAGTCTAGTAGCTTTCAAGTTTTTGTTGAGCAGTTTAATTGATGTAGCGATCGCCCAACATAAATCAGCTAGCTTTTGGCTCAAATTACCTACAGGAGAGGTTTGGCAAGGAGAAATCGAGCGATATCATCGCCAAGCGGGTTGCTATCATAAAATATACTGTTGTCTGTACGATCCTGCTGTTTGGCAAAACCTAACGAATAGTCAGAGTCCTGATGGGGTAATACTTCCAGTAGCTTTAGATCGACCTAACCTGTGGAGAGGGGAATACTTTATCATAATTTTAGCAGCAGGGTTCAATCTAGCAGTTATTGCTCAACGAATTTCTACTTCTGGGGAAAATACTCACAAAAGAGCGCAGTTATCAACTATTATTACCTCCGATCCTGAGACTTTATCAAAAATTTGCTCTGCCTTAAAAGAAGCACTACCAATTGCACCAGACCTAGATATTTTAGAATCTATAGAGAATGCTTCTTCGTCTAGTCAAACTAGTATTGTGACTCAAATGTTGTTGCAAGTACTGTATAAACAAGATGAAGCTAGACAAGCTAGTCCTAAAATTGTAGCTCCAGAAGAGTCACTCCCTGCATTTACAGGTTTTATTCCCACAGCTACCTTAATCAATCAGCTATTAGAAGAGCTACGCACACCACTAACTACCATGAAAACAGCGCTGAAACTGGTAGGAGCAGAAAGCCTCAAACCACCACAGCGTCAGCGATACGTGCAAATGCTAGACGTGCAATGCGATCGCCAAACTTCTTTAGTTACGGGTCTTTTAGAATTTTTACAGCTACAACAAGCCACAGAACAAGCATCCCCTCAACCCTTGAAGCTCAGCGACATCATTCCGGTAGTAGTTAGCACTTATCAACCCCTAGCTCAAGAAAAAGGGATTCAGCTAGGCTACACAGTTCCTGAAAAACTCCCAGCAATTTCTGGTTTTGAACCTTGGCTCAAACAAATCGTAATTCACTTATTGCACAATAGCATCAAATTCACTCGCCCAGGCGGAAGAGTCTCAGTTGTAGCCACAGAAAAAGACCAATTTGTCGAATTAGAAGTCCGCGATACGGGAATTAGCATTTCTACTAATGACTTACCCAAAATCTTCGATTGGTTTTACCGCACTAAAACTACTGGTGGAGAAGAAAATACTGGTGCGGGAATTGGCTTGGCTATAGTCCAAAATCTTCTGCAAGGTTGCGGAGGTTCGATCTCTGTGACTAGTAAGGTAGGTTTGGGTTCTAGTTTTAAGGTGCTGCTACCAATTTATCACGTTTAA
- a CDS encoding addiction module antidote protein has translation MSNYRTLSEVTEDYLRQHPDEIDDYIAVLFDEYADSGNAAALLSSLRIISRVKGVSQIAEVSGLSRKGLQKALSENGNPQFSSVNAIMKAMGYRLMPQKLTPNA, from the coding sequence ATGAGCAACTATAGAACTCTCAGCGAGGTGACGGAAGACTACCTCCGCCAGCACCCCGATGAAATTGACGATTATATCGCCGTGCTGTTTGATGAATATGCAGATTCCGGCAATGCTGCGGCGCTGCTGTCCTCTCTGCGGATAATCAGCCGCGTTAAGGGTGTCAGCCAGATTGCCGAAGTTTCGGGTTTGAGCCGCAAGGGGTTGCAGAAAGCCCTATCGGAAAACGGCAATCCCCAATTCAGCAGCGTGAATGCAATTATGAAGGCTATGGGCTACCGCTTGATGCCGCAAAAGCTGACCCCGAATGCTTAA
- a CDS encoding ATP-binding protein yields MTVNEVLHFVDNLVYEKTGKRLDDVQKAVVEGTWQRETYKQIAEKCHVSKNHVGDVGYQLWQVLSERLGEDINKQNFCSIIERLFLAPLPIIIQNNNKQNNNHNFNFGSQTLGKNNYEEQKSYEDNQKNKLSNYDLTLAPKIIRFYNRETEIKTLSNWILSQNSRLISVLGLRGIGKTTLVKRFVDLNLHEFEIVIWRSLKFPKSLNLLLDDLLSFCNISIKESTDDKLRQLLNLIVEKKCLIILDDVHNLFVSGQLAGQYQTQYKDYQNLFQAIAESEHQSHFILISQEQCSEIHCLDQELYPVKCLELSGMDNAEILKTKGLQDEDRWLELIQLYEGIPAYLQDIAALTKDIFDGKVAELLMETKVVITANMQYYFRQLFERLSIVEQQIVKEFSKRDRPISRADLSQKLDLSSTDFINGLQSLQQRYLVRKINDEKNLFNLSPVFKEYVKNSWQL; encoded by the coding sequence ATGACTGTGAACGAAGTGTTACATTTTGTAGATAATCTAGTGTATGAAAAGACTGGAAAGCGACTAGATGATGTGCAAAAAGCTGTAGTTGAGGGAACTTGGCAAAGAGAAACTTATAAACAGATTGCTGAGAAATGCCATGTAAGTAAAAACCATGTGGGAGATGTAGGTTATCAGTTATGGCAAGTCTTATCGGAAAGGCTAGGAGAAGATATTAATAAACAAAATTTCTGCTCTATAATTGAAAGATTGTTTTTAGCACCTTTGCCTATTATTATACAAAACAACAATAAACAAAATAACAATCATAATTTTAACTTTGGCTCCCAAACACTAGGAAAAAATAATTACGAAGAGCAAAAAAGTTACGAAGATAATCAAAAAAATAAGTTATCTAACTATGATTTAACCTTAGCTCCTAAAATTATTCGCTTTTATAATCGAGAAACCGAAATTAAAACTTTATCTAATTGGATACTGAGTCAAAATAGCCGTTTAATCTCAGTATTAGGATTACGAGGAATCGGCAAAACCACTTTAGTGAAAAGATTCGTCGATCTCAACCTACACGAATTTGAAATAGTCATCTGGAGAAGTTTAAAATTTCCGAAATCCTTAAATTTACTGCTGGACGATCTCTTGAGTTTTTGTAATATATCTATTAAAGAAAGTACAGATGATAAACTGAGGCAACTATTAAATTTAATTGTTGAAAAAAAATGTCTAATTATTCTTGATGACGTTCATAACCTCTTCGTTAGCGGTCAACTGGCAGGACAATATCAAACACAATATAAAGACTATCAAAACCTATTCCAGGCGATCGCAGAATCAGAACATCAAAGTCATTTTATCTTAATCAGTCAAGAACAATGTTCCGAAATACACTGTTTAGACCAAGAATTATATCCCGTTAAATGTTTAGAATTATCGGGAATGGATAATGCTGAAATTCTCAAAACTAAAGGTTTACAAGATGAAGATAGATGGCTGGAACTAATACAACTATATGAAGGCATTCCTGCATATTTACAAGATATTGCCGCTTTAACCAAAGATATATTTGATGGCAAGGTGGCTGAGTTGTTGATGGAAACGAAAGTAGTGATTACTGCTAATATGCAGTATTATTTTAGACAATTGTTCGAGAGATTATCTATAGTAGAACAACAAATAGTCAAAGAATTTAGCAAGCGCGATCGCCCCATATCTAGAGCAGATTTAAGTCAAAAACTGGACTTATCCTCAACCGATTTTATCAATGGTTTACAGTCCCTACAACAACGCTATCTAGTCAGAAAAATAAATGACGAGAAAAACTTGTTTAATTTATCTCCTGTGTTTAAAGAATATGTCAAAAACAGTTGGCAGCTATAG
- a CDS encoding UDP-N-acetylmuramoyl-L-alanyl-D-glutamate--2,6-diaminopimelate ligase, giving the protein MNLRELLQVLSNSSELTNIEAGNEEVKGLKTNSHACEVGDVFIGMPGTRVDGGEFWHSAIAKGALAAIISQEAAAKTKLEPGANPAVIVTDDMISTCAAISAAFWSYPARQLKCVGVTGTNGKTTTTHLIEYFLHQAQISTALLGTLYARWSNYEQVASHTTPFAVDLQHQLAQAVAAGSQVAVMEVSSHALDQGRVLQCPFEVAVFTNLTQDHLDYHQDMDSYFAAKAKLFSPEYLTGRAIINLDDTYGQKLLEQLGVERSWSYSVSNPQADLYASDLTFSPTGASGTLHTPQGEITFTSPLVGEYNLANLLAAVGTLLHLGVDLSIIAQTLPDFAGVPGRMEKVQIEPGQKIGVFVDYAHTPDSLENLLKAARPFIPGKMICVFGCGGDRDRTKRPKMGEIAARLADVVVVTSDNPRTEEPNTIIQDILAGIPQSIQPIVTSDRSSAIETAILGAKPGDGVLIAGKGHEDYQILGTEKIHFDDREEAKKALALWVKSQ; this is encoded by the coding sequence ATGAATTTGCGCGAGCTATTACAAGTCTTATCAAACTCATCAGAGTTAACTAATATTGAGGCTGGGAATGAAGAGGTAAAGGGGTTGAAAACTAACTCCCATGCTTGCGAAGTTGGGGATGTATTTATCGGGATGCCAGGTACTAGAGTAGATGGGGGAGAGTTTTGGCATAGTGCGATCGCTAAAGGGGCATTAGCAGCTATTATTTCCCAAGAGGCTGCGGCGAAAACCAAGTTAGAACCAGGCGCAAATCCAGCCGTCATCGTTACTGATGACATGATATCAACTTGTGCGGCTATATCAGCAGCTTTTTGGTCATATCCAGCCCGTCAGTTAAAATGTGTTGGGGTGACGGGAACAAATGGGAAAACTACAACGACCCATTTAATTGAATATTTCCTGCATCAAGCTCAGATTTCGACGGCATTACTCGGTACTTTATACGCTCGTTGGTCAAATTACGAACAAGTTGCCTCTCACACGACTCCTTTTGCGGTAGACTTACAGCACCAACTAGCTCAAGCTGTAGCCGCAGGTAGCCAAGTGGCGGTGATGGAAGTTAGTTCTCATGCTTTGGATCAAGGGAGAGTCTTACAATGTCCATTTGAGGTAGCGGTGTTTACCAACCTCACGCAAGATCATTTGGACTATCACCAGGATATGGACAGCTATTTTGCAGCTAAGGCAAAATTATTCAGTCCTGAGTATCTCACTGGACGAGCTATTATTAACTTAGACGATACCTACGGACAGAAGCTTTTAGAGCAATTAGGTGTAGAGCGATCGTGGAGTTATAGCGTCTCTAATCCGCAAGCAGATCTATATGCTAGCGATCTTACCTTTTCTCCTACAGGCGCAAGCGGAACTTTACATACACCTCAAGGAGAGATTACCTTTACTTCTCCTTTGGTAGGTGAATATAATCTGGCTAATTTACTAGCCGCAGTGGGAACTTTACTGCACCTGGGAGTAGATTTATCCATCATTGCTCAAACTTTACCAGATTTTGCTGGAGTACCTGGCAGAATGGAAAAGGTACAGATTGAACCTGGGCAAAAAATTGGGGTATTTGTCGATTATGCACATACTCCAGATAGTTTGGAGAATTTGCTCAAAGCGGCTAGACCATTTATTCCAGGGAAAATGATCTGCGTTTTTGGTTGCGGAGGCGATCGCGATCGCACCAAACGTCCTAAAATGGGAGAAATTGCCGCGAGATTAGCAGATGTAGTGGTAGTAACTTCTGATAATCCTCGAACTGAGGAACCTAATACTATTATTCAAGATATTTTGGCAGGAATTCCCCAATCGATCCAGCCAATAGTGACGAGCGATCGCTCAAGTGCCATAGAAACTGCCATTTTAGGGGCTAAACCAGGAGATGGAGTCCTAATTGCGGGAAAAGGTCACGAAGATTATCAAATTCTTGGCACCGAAAAAATCCACTTTGACGATCGAGAAGAAGCTAAAAAAGCTTTGGCATTATGGGTAAAAAGCCAATAA